A window of Lacibacter sediminis contains these coding sequences:
- a CDS encoding UxaA family hydrolase: MKQNVLKVHPADNVLVALKDLKKGETINFQSESITLTEDIAGKHKIFMQDMQPGEKIIMYGVTVGTIAQPAAKGARMSTENTKHATDQFDYRGSNFTWTAPDVSKFSNRTFMGYHRKDGRVGTANYWIFIPMVFCENRNLDVMKEAMHNELGYAVTGKYKTFTRELVEAYKNGEDITKVDISTALSSNGNSRVFKNIDGIKFLNHPGGCGGTRQDAELLGKLLAAYADHPNVAGVTVISLGCQNLQVRDFEKSLAERNPKFDKPVLIFEQQLSKSEPQMIAEAIQQTFTNLIQVNNIERKPAPLSELVVGVKCGGSDGFSGISANPAVGYCADLVVGLGGKVLLAEFPELCGAEQDLIDRSVNEPTARKFIKLMTDYNNQALAVGSGFHMNPSPGNIKDGLITDAIKSNGACKKGGTSPVTDVLDYTEPAVKPGLNLVCTPGNDVEATTGKAASGATLILFTTGLGTPTGNPVCPVIKVSTNSNLTKRMGDIIDIDTGSIIEGEKTIPEMGEEILEYVIRAASGEVIPKAVLLNQDDFIPWKRGVSL; encoded by the coding sequence ATGAAACAGAATGTATTAAAAGTACATCCGGCAGATAATGTACTGGTGGCACTGAAAGACCTGAAAAAAGGCGAAACAATCAATTTTCAAAGCGAGTCCATAACACTTACTGAAGATATCGCAGGCAAGCATAAAATTTTTATGCAGGATATGCAGCCCGGCGAAAAGATCATCATGTATGGTGTTACCGTTGGTACCATTGCGCAACCTGCTGCAAAAGGAGCCCGCATGAGCACCGAGAATACCAAACATGCAACTGATCAATTCGATTACCGTGGCTCCAACTTTACATGGACAGCTCCTGATGTTTCAAAATTTTCCAACAGAACATTCATGGGTTATCATCGCAAAGATGGTCGTGTTGGCACAGCCAACTATTGGATATTTATTCCGATGGTGTTTTGCGAAAACAGAAACCTTGATGTTATGAAAGAAGCCATGCATAACGAACTCGGTTATGCAGTAACAGGTAAATACAAAACCTTTACACGTGAGTTGGTAGAAGCCTACAAAAATGGCGAAGACATAACAAAGGTTGATATTTCAACTGCATTATCAAGTAACGGCAACAGTCGTGTATTTAAAAATATTGATGGGATTAAATTTCTGAATCACCCGGGTGGTTGCGGTGGTACTAGACAGGATGCAGAATTGCTCGGTAAATTATTAGCTGCATATGCAGATCATCCAAATGTTGCAGGTGTAACAGTGATCAGCCTTGGTTGTCAAAACCTGCAGGTGCGTGATTTTGAAAAATCATTGGCAGAACGTAATCCGAAATTTGATAAACCTGTACTCATCTTCGAACAACAGTTGAGCAAGAGCGAACCACAGATGATTGCAGAAGCGATTCAGCAAACATTTACAAATTTGATTCAGGTAAACAATATCGAACGTAAACCTGCACCGCTTTCTGAATTGGTAGTAGGCGTGAAGTGTGGCGGCAGCGATGGCTTCAGCGGTATTTCTGCAAATCCAGCTGTAGGTTATTGTGCTGATCTTGTTGTTGGCTTAGGTGGTAAAGTATTGCTGGCAGAGTTTCCGGAATTGTGTGGTGCAGAACAGGATCTTATCGATCGTTCGGTGAACGAACCAACTGCCCGCAAGTTTATAAAACTGATGACCGATTATAACAACCAGGCTCTTGCAGTAGGTTCAGGTTTTCATATGAATCCATCGCCCGGTAATATCAAAGATGGTTTGATCACTGACGCCATTAAAAGTAATGGTGCGTGCAAAAAAGGAGGTACATCACCTGTAACCGATGTGCTCGATTATACAGAGCCTGCAGTAAAACCCGGTTTGAATTTAGTGTGTACACCCGGTAACGATGTGGAAGCAACAACAGGTAAAGCGGCGAGTGGAGCAACGTTGATCTTGTTTACAACAGGTTTAGGTACGCCAACAGGTAATCCTGTTTGTCCGGTAATCAAAGTGTCAACCAATTCAAATCTTACCAAACGCATGGGCGATATTATTGATATCGACACGGGCAGTATCATTGAAGGTGAAAAAACAATTCCTGAAATGGGCGAAGAAATACTGGAGTATGTGATCCGTGCTGCGAGTGGCGAAGTGATTCCGAAAGCCGTATTACTCAACCAGGACGATTTTATTCCATGGAAACGTGGTGTATCTCTTTAA
- a CDS encoding SDR family NAD(P)-dependent oxidoreductase: MFQLTGKTAIVTGGGSGIGRAISTMFAKQGAYVFIFDVDEKGAAATVADIQQADGKAEAVILNITDQQAIKTAAQKIVDQHQRIDILVNNAGVAHVGTADSTNEEDFTRLFNINVKGVYNCLHEIIPFMKAQQKGVVLNMCSIAASVGITDRFAYSMSKGAVLGMTLSAARDYLAYNIRVNSISPARVFTPFVEGFIAKNYPGKEEEIFDKLSKSQPIGRMGTADEVGHLALYLCSDEAGFVTGCDYPLDGGFIKLNN; encoded by the coding sequence ATGTTTCAACTAACAGGCAAAACAGCGATTGTTACAGGAGGTGGTAGCGGCATCGGCCGGGCCATTTCAACTATGTTTGCTAAACAGGGTGCTTACGTTTTTATTTTTGATGTAGATGAAAAAGGTGCGGCTGCAACTGTTGCAGACATTCAGCAAGCTGATGGTAAAGCAGAAGCAGTGATCCTCAACATCACCGATCAGCAGGCCATTAAAACAGCTGCACAAAAAATTGTTGATCAGCATCAACGCATCGATATTTTGGTGAACAATGCAGGTGTTGCACACGTGGGCACAGCCGACTCTACCAATGAAGAAGATTTTACACGTCTCTTTAACATTAATGTAAAAGGTGTGTACAATTGTTTGCATGAGATCATTCCGTTTATGAAAGCACAGCAGAAAGGTGTGGTGCTGAATATGTGTTCCATTGCAGCATCTGTTGGCATCACCGATCGATTTGCTTACAGCATGAGTAAAGGGGCTGTATTAGGGATGACACTTTCTGCAGCACGTGATTACCTCGCTTACAATATTCGTGTAAACAGTATTTCGCCTGCACGGGTGTTTACACCATTTGTAGAAGGCTTTATTGCAAAGAACTATCCCGGTAAAGAAGAAGAGATTTTCGACAAATTATCAAAGAGTCAGCCAATAGGACGCATGGGTACAGCTGATGAAGTAGGGCACCTGGCATTATATCTCTGCAGTGATGAAGCTGGCTTTGTTACGGGCTGCGATTATCCGCTCGATGGTGGCTTTATAAAACTTAACAACTGA
- a CDS encoding fumarylacetoacetate hydrolase family protein has product MKLIRFGETGKEKPGVMLSSICYDVSAHVSDYDEDFFANDGLKKLEQLVATEKLPAVTVDRYGCPVKRPSKIVCIGLNYSDHAKETGATPPPEPVIFFKATTAIVGPNDEVMIPRDSVKTDWEVELAVVIGKKASYVEEADAMDYVAGYCLHNDISEREFQLERSGTWDKGKGCDTFAPIGPWLVTKDEVKDVHALRLWLTLNGEKMQDGSTSNLIFNVPFLISYVSKFMTLLPGDIISTGTPAGVGLGMKPPVYLKPGDVMELGIDGLGTSKQTVIAFKK; this is encoded by the coding sequence ATGAAACTGATACGTTTTGGAGAAACCGGTAAAGAAAAACCCGGCGTAATGTTAAGCAGCATTTGCTATGATGTGTCTGCACATGTAAGCGATTACGATGAAGACTTCTTTGCAAATGATGGTTTGAAAAAATTAGAGCAGCTTGTTGCAACGGAAAAATTACCGGCAGTGACGGTTGATCGTTACGGATGTCCTGTAAAACGTCCTTCGAAAATTGTTTGTATCGGTTTAAACTACAGCGATCATGCAAAAGAAACAGGCGCAACACCTCCTCCTGAACCGGTGATCTTCTTCAAGGCAACCACAGCCATTGTTGGTCCGAATGATGAAGTAATGATTCCCCGAGATTCTGTAAAGACCGATTGGGAAGTGGAACTGGCAGTGGTGATCGGTAAGAAAGCATCTTATGTAGAAGAAGCTGACGCAATGGATTATGTAGCGGGTTATTGTTTGCATAACGATATCAGCGAACGTGAATTTCAACTGGAACGAAGTGGTACATGGGATAAAGGAAAAGGTTGTGATACGTTTGCACCAATTGGTCCATGGCTCGTTACAAAAGATGAAGTGAAGGATGTGCATGCACTTCGTTTGTGGTTAACCTTGAATGGCGAAAAAATGCAGGATGGTTCAACCTCAAACCTCATCTTCAATGTTCCGTTCCTCATTTCATACGTAAGTAAATTCATGACCCTGTTGCCCGGTGATATTATTTCAACAGGTACACCTGCAGGTGTTGGACTTGGTATGAAACCACCAGTGTATCTCAAACCAGGTGATGTAATGGAACTCGGCATTGATGGTTTGGGAACATCAAAACAAACTGTGATTGCATTTAAGAAATAA
- the fucP gene encoding L-fucose:H+ symporter permease: MTDQKNKPYLFAFALVTSLFFLWGFVHNLDPILIPHLKRSFTLTTTQSTLIDSAVFIAYFVMALPAGFIMKKFGYKIGIISGLLLFAIGSFMFLPAADYQSYNYFLIALFIIACGLTILETAANPYAAVLGDPKTSTQRLNFAQSFNGLAAALAPVIGARIILTKGHTDEELSVMTDAARKLALASEAASVKMPYMILGIVLVVVAVLFAITHLPKLNTDPAHTPSKNIFHAFKHKHLTWAVIAQFFYIGAQVSVFSLFILYAEKSASLPQVTAADYLGACGIAFLIGRFLGTFFMRFILPEKLLALYAAINTLLCLIAIFATGMITVYAVIGICFFMSIMFPTIFSLGIKDLKGDTEYGSSLIIMSIVGGAILPRFFGNISDWTGNIQHGYIIPLICFVVILFFGWTGHKVVSTDK; the protein is encoded by the coding sequence ATGACTGATCAAAAAAATAAGCCGTACCTCTTTGCGTTTGCATTAGTAACAAGTTTGTTTTTCCTCTGGGGGTTTGTACATAATCTCGATCCCATATTAATTCCTCACCTGAAAAGATCTTTCACGTTAACAACAACTCAATCAACGCTGATTGATTCTGCTGTGTTTATAGCCTACTTCGTAATGGCATTACCTGCAGGTTTTATCATGAAGAAGTTTGGGTATAAGATTGGTATCATTTCAGGATTACTGTTATTTGCTATCGGATCGTTCATGTTTTTACCTGCAGCAGATTACCAGTCGTACAATTATTTTCTTATTGCTTTGTTCATCATTGCCTGTGGTTTAACAATTCTTGAAACAGCTGCTAATCCTTATGCTGCTGTATTAGGCGATCCTAAAACGTCTACACAACGACTCAACTTTGCACAATCATTCAATGGCTTAGCTGCTGCACTGGCCCCGGTCATTGGTGCAAGAATAATCTTAACGAAAGGTCATACAGATGAAGAGTTAAGTGTAATGACTGATGCCGCAAGAAAACTTGCACTGGCATCAGAAGCGGCTTCAGTAAAGATGCCCTATATGATACTTGGAATTGTTCTGGTAGTTGTAGCTGTTTTATTTGCCATTACACATTTACCGAAACTAAATACAGATCCGGCTCATACGCCCAGCAAAAATATTTTTCATGCTTTTAAACATAAGCATTTAACATGGGCGGTTATAGCACAGTTCTTTTATATAGGCGCACAGGTTTCTGTCTTTAGCTTATTTATTTTATATGCAGAAAAATCTGCGTCATTACCACAAGTTACTGCAGCAGATTATTTAGGTGCATGTGGAATTGCATTTCTGATCGGTCGATTTCTTGGAACATTCTTTATGCGATTTATCCTTCCGGAAAAACTATTGGCATTATATGCTGCAATAAATACGTTGTTGTGTCTGATTGCCATTTTTGCTACAGGCATGATCACGGTGTACGCCGTAATTGGAATTTGCTTCTTTATGTCGATCATGTTCCCGACAATTTTCTCATTGGGTATTAAGGATCTGAAAGGCGATACCGAATACGGCAGCAGTTTAATTATTATGTCAATTGTTGGAGGTGCCATTCTTCCTAGGTTCTTTGGAAATATCAGTGACTGGACTGGTAATATTCAACATGGATACATCATTCCATTAATCTGCTTTGTTGTTATTCTGTTTTTTGGATGGACAGGTCATAAAGTTGTTTCAACTGATAAATAG
- a CDS encoding L-rhamnose mutarotase codes for MPRYCLTVDLINDPKLIAEYEAYHERIWPEIEASIKDSGITGMEIYRYENRLFMIMETNDSFSFEAKSAADASNEKVQEWETLMWNYQQALPTAKKGEKWIVMKKIFDLNNQS; via the coding sequence ATGCCACGTTATTGCCTGACAGTTGATTTAATAAACGATCCAAAGCTTATTGCTGAATACGAAGCTTATCACGAACGCATCTGGCCCGAGATTGAAGCATCGATCAAAGATTCAGGAATTACCGGTATGGAAATTTACCGGTATGAAAACCGTTTATTTATGATCATGGAAACCAACGACAGCTTTTCATTTGAAGCGAAATCTGCTGCAGATGCCTCCAATGAAAAAGTGCAGGAATGGGAAACACTGATGTGGAATTACCAGCAGGCTTTGCCCACTGCGAAGAAAGGAGAGAAGTGGATCGTCATGAAAAAGATATTCGACTTAAATAATCAATCATGA
- a CDS encoding amidohydrolase family protein: protein MKIIDTHQHFWKYDPVNYSWINDEMQVIRKDFLLGDLAVVVNEHKLQGTVAVQADQTEAETDWLLQLAAKNDFIKGVVGWVDLRSSNIEERLQHYQQFSKLKGFRHVLQGEEPSFMLQQDFINGISKLQQYNFTYDILIFPKHLTASLELVQQFPEQKFVIDHVAKPYIKDGKIDEWKTGMQQLAKQSNVYCKISGMVTEADWKNWTADDLRPCIDVVVESFGIDRIMYGSDWPVCLVASSYKRWLQTVKDYFSSYSTEDQEKVFSSNAIKFYKL from the coding sequence ATGAAGATCATCGATACACATCAGCATTTCTGGAAATACGATCCTGTGAATTACAGCTGGATCAATGATGAGATGCAGGTAATACGAAAAGATTTTTTACTAGGTGATCTTGCCGTTGTTGTGAACGAACACAAACTGCAAGGCACCGTAGCAGTACAAGCCGATCAGACAGAAGCCGAAACAGATTGGTTACTGCAACTTGCTGCAAAAAACGATTTTATCAAAGGCGTTGTTGGATGGGTTGATCTGCGCAGCAGTAATATTGAAGAACGTTTGCAGCATTATCAACAGTTCAGTAAACTGAAAGGCTTTCGTCATGTGTTGCAGGGCGAAGAACCTTCGTTCATGTTGCAGCAAGATTTTATCAATGGCATCAGCAAACTTCAGCAGTATAATTTCACTTACGATATACTTATCTTTCCAAAACATCTCACTGCTTCATTAGAATTGGTTCAGCAATTTCCGGAACAGAAGTTTGTGATCGATCATGTGGCAAAGCCATACATCAAAGATGGTAAGATCGATGAATGGAAAACAGGTATGCAGCAGCTTGCAAAACAAAGCAACGTGTACTGCAAGATCAGCGGTATGGTTACCGAAGCTGATTGGAAGAACTGGACGGCAGATGATCTTCGTCCATGTATCGATGTTGTGGTTGAAAGTTTTGGTATCGATCGTATCATGTATGGCAGCGACTGGCCTGTTTGCCTCGTTGCCTCTTCATACAAGAGATGGTTACAAACAGTAAAAGATTATTTCAGTTCATATTCAACAGAAGACCAGGAAAAAGTTTTCAGCAGCAATGCGATCAAATTTTACAAACTCTAA
- a CDS encoding SDR family oxidoreductase produces MNLQLTDKIVIVTGGAKGIGKGIVDVLAKEGAIPVIVGRSEADNLLAVKEVEAAGGKAWQVVAELSQPEECEKAVKAVIEKFNRIDGLINNAGVNDGVGLENGDYKRFVESLHKNVVHYYLMAHFALPELKKSKGSIVNITSKTADTGQGNTSAYAAANGGRNALTREWAVELAKYSIRVNALVVAECYTPLYDKWIKTLPNPEEKLKEITSKIPFEQRFTTAEEIANMTVFLLSPVSSHTTGQLIYVDGGYVHLDRAMANA; encoded by the coding sequence ATGAATCTCCAGTTAACAGATAAAATAGTCATTGTAACAGGCGGTGCAAAAGGCATCGGCAAAGGCATTGTAGATGTATTGGCAAAAGAAGGAGCTATTCCCGTTATTGTTGGCCGCAGTGAAGCAGATAATCTGCTTGCTGTAAAAGAAGTGGAAGCTGCAGGTGGTAAAGCCTGGCAAGTAGTTGCTGAATTATCGCAACCGGAAGAATGTGAGAAAGCAGTAAAAGCGGTGATCGAAAAATTCAACCGCATTGACGGGCTCATCAATAACGCCGGTGTAAACGATGGAGTTGGTTTGGAGAACGGCGATTACAAACGCTTTGTAGAAAGTCTGCACAAAAACGTCGTGCATTATTATTTGATGGCGCACTTTGCATTACCAGAGTTGAAGAAATCAAAAGGCAGCATTGTAAACATCACTTCAAAGACTGCAGATACAGGACAAGGCAATACCTCAGCTTATGCTGCAGCCAACGGTGGACGTAATGCATTAACAAGAGAGTGGGCCGTAGAACTTGCAAAATATTCGATCCGTGTAAATGCATTGGTGGTTGCTGAATGTTATACTCCGCTGTACGATAAGTGGATCAAAACATTACCGAATCCTGAAGAGAAATTAAAAGAGATCACTTCAAAAATACCTTTCGAACAACGCTTTACCACTGCTGAGGAAATTGCGAATATGACGGTGTTTTTGTTATCGCCTGTATCGAGCCACACAACAGGCCAGTTGATTTATGTGGATGGTGGTTATGTGCATCTCGACAGAGCAATGGCGAATGCGTAA
- a CDS encoding alpha-L-fucosidase, with protein sequence MKLFRLLFTGYALLSIATGSLAQTYTPTAANLAAREEFQNDKFGMFIHWGASSVLGHGEWVMNNRNIHVKEYQRLINIFNPQNFDAAKWVATAKAAGMKYITFITRHHDGFSNWDTKQSDWKITKTPYEKDALKQLADECHKQGIKLYCYYSLLDWYRSDYQYETGKTGKGTGRKQKSDWESYIRFMKAQLTELLTNYGEISGIWFDGHWDQLDNDVDKTLKSKVNWHYDEIYELIHRLQPQCLISNNHHLLPIPGEDFQAFEKDLPGHNTTGFGGQSVSQLPLETCETMNDSWGFNITDRNYKTSKNLIQYMVKASCYNANFLLNVGPMPDGTIQQEFTDTLALMGKWLQQYGATVYGTRGAITTPKNWGGFTQKDKTVYMHILQKQESDYIFIPELKQKIKKASTLDGKTVIKFKQQPEGTFIYLNGIIWDNIDTILELQLQ encoded by the coding sequence ATGAAACTGTTTCGATTGCTGTTTACAGGCTATGCATTGCTGAGCATAGCAACTGGTTCCCTTGCACAAACGTACACGCCCACTGCAGCAAATCTTGCGGCAAGGGAAGAATTTCAAAATGATAAGTTTGGGATGTTCATTCACTGGGGTGCATCTAGTGTACTTGGTCATGGTGAGTGGGTGATGAACAACCGCAACATCCACGTGAAGGAATACCAACGTCTCATCAATATTTTCAATCCGCAGAATTTTGATGCGGCGAAATGGGTGGCCACTGCAAAAGCTGCGGGTATGAAGTACATCACGTTCATCACAAGACATCACGATGGTTTCAGTAACTGGGATACAAAGCAAAGTGACTGGAAGATCACAAAAACGCCTTATGAAAAAGATGCGTTGAAACAGTTGGCTGATGAGTGTCATAAACAAGGCATCAAATTGTATTGCTACTATTCATTGCTTGATTGGTACCGCAGCGACTATCAATACGAGACAGGTAAAACTGGAAAGGGCACAGGCCGCAAACAAAAAAGTGATTGGGAAAGTTATATACGTTTCATGAAAGCACAGTTGACCGAACTGCTTACGAACTATGGTGAAATTTCCGGCATCTGGTTCGATGGACATTGGGATCAACTGGATAATGATGTGGACAAAACACTTAAATCAAAAGTGAACTGGCATTACGATGAAATTTATGAACTCATTCATCGTCTGCAGCCCCAATGTCTCATCAGCAACAATCATCATCTGTTACCAATTCCCGGTGAAGATTTCCAGGCATTTGAAAAGGATCTGCCTGGCCATAATACAACAGGTTTCGGCGGACAATCTGTTTCTCAACTTCCTTTGGAAACATGTGAAACCATGAACGACAGTTGGGGTTTCAACATCACCGATCGTAATTACAAAACATCAAAGAACCTCATTCAATACATGGTGAAAGCGTCGTGTTACAATGCCAACTTTTTATTAAATGTTGGGCCAATGCCCGATGGAACAATTCAACAGGAATTTACTGATACATTGGCGTTAATGGGTAAATGGCTGCAGCAATATGGCGCAACTGTTTATGGTACAAGAGGAGCAATCACCACACCGAAAAACTGGGGCGGCTTTACACAAAAAGACAAAACCGTGTATATGCACATTTTGCAAAAGCAGGAAAGCGATTATATTTTCATTCCTGAGTTAAAGCAAAAAATCAAAAAGGCAAGTACACTTGATGGAAAAACAGTCATCAAATTCAAACAACAACCCGAAGGAACGTTTATCTATTTGAACGGCATCATTTGGGATAACATTGATACCATTTTAGAGTTGCAGTTGCAATAA
- a CDS encoding M23 family metallopeptidase: MYKPTLYLIATIALIFLISSCAVNKQPEAVRFRALQKGRIADDSSYVYSLPYETGKKHLIVQGYFSRFTHRNRAAIDFKMKRGTPIYAARGGVVTRVKEDGDKGGLDRNLRQYGNSIIINHNDNTRAGYWHLQYNGVVVNVGDTVKQGQLIGYSGKTGYSAFPHLHFIVWRSEAGGWRQIGTRFQTKKGVKYLRPYRSYRRPNEQ, encoded by the coding sequence ATGTACAAACCAACCTTGTACCTTATAGCAACTATTGCACTCATCTTTCTCATCAGCAGTTGTGCAGTTAACAAGCAACCGGAAGCTGTTCGTTTCCGTGCATTGCAAAAAGGACGGATTGCCGATGACAGCAGCTATGTTTATTCTTTGCCTTATGAAACCGGCAAAAAGCATTTGATCGTACAAGGTTATTTCAGCAGGTTCACACACCGCAACAGAGCAGCCATTGATTTCAAGATGAAACGGGGCACACCCATTTACGCAGCAAGAGGTGGAGTGGTCACAAGAGTAAAAGAGGATGGTGATAAGGGAGGGCTCGACAGAAATCTACGTCAATACGGAAACTCAATCATCATCAATCACAATGATAATACACGTGCCGGTTACTGGCATCTGCAATACAATGGTGTTGTGGTAAACGTTGGTGATACGGTTAAGCAAGGACAACTGATCGGCTATAGCGGCAAGACGGGCTACAGTGCCTTTCCTCATCTGCACTTTATTGTATGGCGATCAGAAGCCGGCGGCTGGCGACAGATCGGCACCCGTTTTCAAACAAAAAAAGGCGTAAAATACCTACGGCCATACAGAAGCTACAGGCGACCAAACGAACAGTAA
- a CDS encoding TrmH family RNA methyltransferase, whose amino-acid sequence MISLNFAAMTPERRERLLSVLNKRQPDLTVVLENVFDPHNISAVMRTCDAVGIQEIYVLTNKIPRHKKWGARSSSSAAKWLTVHQFESAEECFAALRKKYKKIYTTHLSSDAVSLHDIDFTESVALVFGNEHAGVSDEIIAMADGNFIIPQMGIIQSLNISVACAVSIYEAMRQKKNAGHYDKQRLDDSTFNTLLDEWGFRADDLDAIKQEEQ is encoded by the coding sequence ATGATTTCCCTTAATTTCGCTGCTATGACTCCCGAACGAAGAGAACGATTACTATCGGTGTTAAATAAACGACAGCCCGATCTTACAGTTGTACTGGAAAATGTGTTTGATCCGCATAATATTTCTGCTGTAATGCGCACATGTGATGCTGTAGGCATCCAGGAAATCTATGTGTTGACGAATAAGATTCCACGTCATAAAAAATGGGGTGCAAGAAGCTCCTCCAGTGCAGCCAAGTGGTTAACAGTTCATCAATTTGAAAGCGCCGAAGAATGTTTTGCTGCGTTGCGAAAGAAATACAAAAAGATCTATACCACACATCTCAGCAGCGATGCCGTGAGCTTGCATGATATTGATTTTACAGAAAGTGTTGCATTGGTCTTTGGTAACGAACATGCAGGCGTAAGCGATGAGATCATTGCGATGGCTGATGGTAATTTTATTATTCCGCAGATGGGTATTATTCAATCGCTCAATATTTCTGTTGCATGTGCTGTGAGTATCTACGAAGCTATGCGCCAAAAGAAAAATGCAGGTCATTACGATAAGCAACGTCTTGATGACAGCACATTTAACACATTATTGGATGAATGGGGATTTCGGGCTGATGATCTGGACGCCATTAAACAGGAAGAGCAGTAA
- a CDS encoding TlpA disulfide reductase family protein produces MKQLLFISVLILTITSVDAQPIKRWKMDDLLQYADTNDSVLVINFWATFCGPCIAELPYFHSITNKYKKQNVKLLLVSLDFKEYYPKRIRDFANKRKYTAEIVWLDEEKPDDFCPRIDKNWTGSMPATLFINKKTGYRKFVEAEMKPEDLEKEIKLLLGQIDP; encoded by the coding sequence ATGAAGCAACTCCTTTTCATATCCGTTCTTATTCTAACGATTACCAGCGTTGATGCACAACCCATCAAACGTTGGAAGATGGATGACCTGTTGCAATATGCAGATACAAACGATTCTGTATTGGTCATAAATTTCTGGGCAACCTTCTGCGGCCCATGCATTGCTGAACTTCCATACTTTCACAGCATCACTAATAAATACAAAAAGCAAAATGTAAAACTGTTATTGGTGAGTCTTGATTTTAAAGAATATTATCCGAAGCGTATTCGTGACTTTGCCAACAAACGAAAATACACAGCAGAGATCGTTTGGCTGGATGAAGAAAAGCCCGATGATTTTTGTCCACGCATAGATAAAAACTGGACAGGTTCGATGCCTGCTACTTTATTTATTAATAAGAAAACAGGTTACCGCAAATTTGTAGAAGCCGAAATGAAACCGGAAGACTTAGAAAAAGAAATAAAACTATTATTAGGACAAATTGATCCATAG
- a CDS encoding redoxin family protein: MKKILLSVTVVVALVAFTALPDELTIGAAIPNATKKMKDISGKEYSFADVKKKNGLLVVFSCNTCPWVVKNQQVAAEGYAYALGKEVGVIVLNSNETSRAGDDSPARMKEYAASQGYKYPYVMDDNSAMADAFGARVTPECYLFDKDMKLVYHGAITDNPKTPSASTRDHLKVAIDEMVGGKDVSMKTSKAMGCGIKRKS, translated from the coding sequence ATGAAAAAGATCCTCTTATCAGTTACAGTGGTTGTTGCACTTGTTGCCTTTACGGCATTACCCGATGAGTTGACCATTGGCGCCGCCATTCCCAACGCAACAAAAAAGATGAAAGATATTTCTGGTAAGGAATATTCTTTCGCTGATGTAAAGAAGAAGAATGGATTGCTGGTTGTGTTTAGCTGCAATACCTGTCCGTGGGTGGTGAAAAATCAACAAGTGGCGGCTGAAGGATATGCTTATGCGCTTGGCAAAGAAGTTGGTGTCATCGTTTTAAATTCAAATGAAACTTCACGTGCTGGTGATGATTCACCTGCACGTATGAAAGAATATGCAGCATCGCAGGGTTATAAATATCCTTATGTAATGGACGATAACAGCGCCATGGCCGATGCTTTTGGTGCACGTGTTACACCCGAGTGTTATCTGTTTGATAAGGATATGAAACTCGTTTATCATGGTGCAATCACGGATAATCCGAAAACGCCATCAGCAAGCACACGTGATCATTTAAAAGTAGCAATTGATGAAATGGTGGGTGGTAAAGATGTGAGTATGAAAACATCAAAAGCAATGGGCTGCGGTATTAAGCGTAAATCATAA